A single Nocardioides bizhenqiangii DNA region contains:
- a CDS encoding tripartite tricarboxylate transporter permease, with product MDLLLEGFQTALTPENLLFATIGVLLGTAVGVLPGIGPAMTLALLLPVALTMGPDSAIIMFAGIYYGGMYGGSTTSILLNTPGESSSVVTAIEGNKMAKKGRAAQALATAAIGSFVAGTIGTVLLWVLVPTIADVVVKLGAPSYFAIMLLALFAVSTVLGTSKLRGFISLFLGLAIGLIGTETGQARLTFGQPLLADGIDIVVVAVAIFAIGEALWVAAHLRRKPLEIIPVGQPWMSKADWGRSWKPWLRGTALGFPFGALPAGGAEVPTFLSYAAEKKLTKHPEEFGKGAIEGVAGPEAANNASAAGTLLPLLTLGLPTTATAAIILVAITSFGIQPGPLLLENEPDLVWALLASLVVANLLLLVINLPMAPLWAKVLQIPRPYLYAGILFFATLGAYTVNFQAFDVALLLVFGALGLAMRRFGLPVLPLIVAVILGPKLEYQLTQALALSQGEVSTLWGEPIAVVVYVVMALLLVAIVVNALRRPPAASEGTTKDTEELVNR from the coding sequence ATGGACCTGCTGCTGGAGGGCTTCCAGACCGCCCTGACCCCCGAGAACCTGCTGTTCGCCACGATCGGCGTGCTGCTCGGCACCGCCGTCGGCGTGCTGCCCGGCATCGGGCCTGCCATGACCCTCGCCCTGCTGCTCCCGGTCGCCCTCACCATGGGCCCGGACAGCGCGATCATCATGTTCGCCGGTATCTACTACGGCGGGATGTACGGCGGGTCGACCACGTCGATCCTGCTCAACACTCCCGGTGAGTCCTCGTCGGTGGTCACCGCCATCGAGGGCAACAAGATGGCGAAGAAGGGGCGCGCCGCCCAGGCGCTGGCCACCGCAGCCATCGGGTCGTTCGTGGCCGGCACCATCGGCACCGTGCTGCTGTGGGTGCTCGTCCCCACGATCGCCGACGTCGTCGTCAAGCTCGGCGCTCCGTCGTACTTCGCCATCATGCTGCTCGCGCTGTTCGCGGTGAGCACCGTGCTCGGTACGTCGAAGCTGCGCGGCTTCATCTCCCTGTTCCTGGGCCTCGCCATCGGGCTGATCGGCACGGAGACCGGCCAGGCACGGCTCACGTTCGGGCAACCGCTGCTCGCCGACGGCATCGACATCGTCGTGGTCGCCGTCGCGATCTTCGCCATCGGCGAGGCGCTCTGGGTGGCGGCGCACCTGCGCCGCAAGCCGCTCGAGATCATCCCGGTCGGACAGCCGTGGATGAGTAAGGCCGACTGGGGTCGCTCCTGGAAGCCGTGGCTGCGCGGGACGGCGCTCGGATTCCCGTTCGGCGCGCTGCCGGCCGGCGGCGCCGAGGTCCCGACGTTCCTCTCGTACGCCGCGGAGAAGAAGCTGACCAAGCACCCGGAGGAGTTCGGCAAGGGGGCCATCGAGGGCGTCGCGGGGCCGGAGGCCGCCAACAACGCGTCCGCCGCTGGCACGCTCCTCCCGCTCCTCACCCTCGGGCTGCCCACCACCGCGACGGCCGCGATCATCCTGGTCGCGATCACGAGCTTCGGCATCCAGCCCGGGCCGCTGCTGCTGGAGAACGAGCCCGACCTGGTCTGGGCCCTGCTCGCCAGCCTCGTCGTCGCCAACCTCCTGCTGCTGGTCATCAACCTGCCGATGGCGCCGCTGTGGGCGAAGGTCCTGCAGATCCCCCGGCCCTACCTCTACGCGGGCATCCTGTTCTTCGCCACGCTCGGCGCCTACACGGTCAACTTCCAGGCGTTCGACGTCGCCCTGCTGCTCGTGTTCGGCGCGCTCGGCCTGGCGATGCGACGGTTCGGCCTGCCGGTGCTGCCCCTCATCGTGGCCGTCATCCTCGGCCCGAAGCTGGAGTACCAGCTCACGCAGGCGCTCGCGCTCTCGCAGGGCGAGGTGAGCACCCTGTGGGGCGAGCCGATCGCGGTCGTGGTCTACGTCGTGATGGCGCTGCTGCTGGTGGCGATCGTCGTCAACGCGCTGCGCCGGCCCCCTGCCGCATCCGAAGGCACCACCAAGGACACCGAGGAGCTGGTCAACCGATGA
- a CDS encoding tripartite tricarboxylate transporter TctB family protein, producing MSTTTAQRREPGSRPVVDKAQYGLAAFLVLVGGYVLYDAVGLEDGFADQPVQPYAIPYVVGAVLVALGALLAVATARGDLPEAEEGEDIDLTQGTDLRTVGLLVAVLVVNVVLIDWLGWAITGALLFVGCAGVLGSRSHVRDAAIGTALSVGSWYFFYVVLGIPIPAGVLDGVL from the coding sequence ATGAGCACCACCACCGCACAACGCAGAGAACCGGGCAGCCGCCCGGTCGTCGACAAGGCGCAGTACGGCCTCGCGGCGTTCCTCGTCCTGGTCGGCGGCTACGTCCTCTACGACGCCGTCGGGCTCGAGGACGGCTTCGCCGACCAGCCCGTCCAGCCGTACGCGATCCCCTACGTCGTCGGGGCCGTCCTCGTCGCGCTCGGTGCGCTGCTCGCGGTCGCCACCGCACGTGGCGACCTCCCCGAGGCCGAGGAGGGCGAGGACATCGACCTCACCCAGGGCACCGACCTCCGCACCGTCGGCCTGCTGGTGGCGGTCCTCGTCGTCAACGTCGTGCTGATCGACTGGCTCGGCTGGGCGATCACCGGTGCGCTGCTCTTCGTGGGGTGCGCCGGCGTCCTCGGCAGCCGGTCCCACGTGCGCGACGCCGCCATCGGGACCGCGCTCTCGGTCGGCAGCTGGTACTTCTTCTACGTGGTCCTCGGGATCCCGATCCCCGCCGGCGTCCTGGACGGAGTGCTCTGA
- a CDS encoding Bug family tripartite tricarboxylate transporter substrate binding protein, with the protein MHPSRARRVLVVLVTALALVVVASGCGVTRGSDDPNNRRLRMMIPNSPGGGYDLTGRAAAKALEDNELTGRFEITNVLGASGTVAMQRLLNEEGADDLVMVMGLGVVGAVYTNKSEATPREMTPIARLVEEQEGILVPADSPFETVDDLIEAWQKDPGSVSIGGGSSPGGPDHLFPMQLAAEIDIDPRDVNYISYDGGGPLTTALLGEKVDVGMSGLGEFEGQIEDGTLRVLAVSGDERLDDVEAPTLTEEGVDLVFTNWRGVLAPPGISDEQREYLVDLFTEMHETDEWQDALESNGWTDNFATGEEFEDFLVEQDTRVADTLEELGLA; encoded by the coding sequence ATGCACCCGAGTCGCGCCCGCCGCGTCCTGGTCGTGCTCGTCACCGCGCTGGCCCTCGTCGTCGTCGCCAGTGGTTGCGGGGTCACCCGCGGCTCGGACGACCCGAACAACCGCCGGCTGCGAATGATGATCCCCAACAGCCCGGGCGGCGGCTACGACCTCACCGGTCGCGCCGCTGCCAAGGCCCTGGAGGACAACGAGCTCACCGGCCGGTTCGAGATCACGAACGTCCTCGGCGCCAGCGGCACAGTGGCGATGCAGCGTCTCCTGAACGAGGAGGGCGCCGACGACCTGGTGATGGTGATGGGGCTCGGAGTCGTGGGCGCCGTCTACACCAACAAGTCCGAGGCGACACCCCGGGAGATGACCCCGATCGCCCGGCTGGTCGAGGAGCAGGAGGGCATCCTGGTGCCCGCCGACTCGCCGTTCGAGACCGTCGACGACCTGATCGAGGCGTGGCAGAAGGATCCCGGTTCGGTTTCGATCGGCGGCGGTTCGAGCCCCGGCGGCCCGGATCACCTGTTCCCCATGCAGCTGGCCGCCGAGATCGACATCGACCCCAGGGACGTCAACTACATCTCGTACGACGGCGGCGGTCCGCTGACGACCGCCCTGCTCGGCGAGAAGGTCGACGTCGGCATGTCCGGGCTCGGGGAGTTCGAGGGCCAGATCGAGGACGGCACGCTCCGGGTGCTCGCGGTCTCCGGTGACGAGCGGCTCGACGACGTCGAGGCTCCGACCCTGACCGAGGAAGGGGTCGACCTGGTCTTCACCAACTGGCGCGGCGTGCTCGCGCCCCCGGGGATCTCCGACGAGCAGCGCGAGTACCTCGTCGACCTGTTCACCGAGATGCACGAGACGGACGAGTGGCAGGACGCGCTCGAGAGCAACGGCTGGACCGACAACTTCGCGACCGGCGAGGAGTTCGAGGACTTCCTCGTCGAGCAGGACACCCGTGTGGCAGACACCCTCGAGGAGCTGGGACTGGCATGA